A window from Urocitellus parryii isolate mUroPar1 chromosome 1, mUroPar1.hap1, whole genome shotgun sequence encodes these proteins:
- the LOC144249689 gene encoding olfactory receptor 5V1-like, giving the protein MDMGNLSTVTQFVLMGLSDLPEVHYPLFVVFAVIYQITLAGNGAILLALCTERKLHTPMYYLLANLSLLDIFCPSATVPKMLHNLLSGENSISFLGCAVQLYFLVALAGSEVFLLAVMAYDRYVAICFPLRYTLIMTKVRCVQLMCGTWAAGFLNSLLHTVSTFCLSFCKSNLVNQYYCDIPQIVALSCSSTYMAEMLVLVVGGTLGISAFLTTLVSYVYIICTILRIQSAEGKRRAFSTCASHLLVVCLFYSTTIFTYIHPSSSQHSPARDRLISMLYRVITPMLNPLIYSLRNTEVKGALTRVLCGAARSQQAEH; this is encoded by the coding sequence ATGGACATGGGCAACCTCAGCACAGTGACACAGTTTGTGCTCATGGGGCTCTCCGACCTCCCCGAGGTGCACTACCCTCTCTTCGTGGTCTTTGCCGTCATCTACCAGATCACCTTGGCGGGAAATGGGGCCATTCTCTTGGCACTTTGCACGGAGAGAAAGCTGCACACTCCCATGTATTACCTTCTGGCAAATTTGTCCCTCCTGGACATCTTCTGCCCTTCAGCCACTGTCCCCAAGATGCTGCACAACCTTTTGAGCGGGGAGAACAGCATTTCTTTCCTCGGGTGTGCAGTGCAGCTCTATTTCCTGGTGGCCCTAGCTGGGAGTGAAGTCTTCCTGCTGGCCGTCATGGCTTATGACCGCTACGTGGCCATATGCTTTCCTTTGCGTTATACCCTCATCATGACCAAGGTGCGCTGTGTCCAGCTGATGTGTGGGACCTGGGCAGCTGGGTTCCTCAACTCTCTCCTTCACACTGTGTCCACCTTCTGCCTGTCTTTCTGCAAGTCCAACCTGGTCAACCAGTACTACTGTGACATCCCACAGATTGTggccctctcctgctcctccacaTACATGGCAGAGATGCTTGTTTTAGTGGTAGGAGGCACACTGGGAATCAGTGCCTTCCTGACCACCCTGGTCTCTTATGTGTACATCATCTGCACCATCCTCAGGATCCAGTCAGCAGAAGGCAAGCGcagagccttctccacctgtgcgtCCCACCTCCTGGTGGTCTGCCTCTTCTACAGCACAACCATCTTCACCTACATCCACCCCTCTTCCAGCCAACATTCCCCTGCCAGAGACAGACTCATCTCTATGCTCTACAGGGTGATCACCCCAATGCTGAACcccctcatctacagcctgagaaaCACAGAGGTCAAGGGAGCGCTCACGAGGGTCCTATGTGGAGCAGCACGTTCACAGCAAGCAGAGCATTAG